One region of Desulfovulcanus ferrireducens genomic DNA includes:
- a CDS encoding flagellar hook assembly protein FlgD produces MQTNGVDYLLGGYERDFTGQTRKTGDAAPMGKDEFLKLLVTQLEHQDPLNPMDDREFTAQLAQFSSLEQLTSISEGIKSLNEDKARQEMLGAVSFIGKEVRASGDSLSKEGNNVSTVYYHFDDVASKVYINIFDSFGNLVRSENVGSRQPGDYEFVWDGKTYTGSYAPDGVYSVSIAAEGVNGQPVLVDTEVSGKVSGVQNMNGQSYLRLEDGRQVNFVDVKEIVNPSSDDSQK; encoded by the coding sequence ATGCAAACTAATGGTGTTGATTATTTGCTTGGCGGGTATGAGCGAGATTTCACCGGTCAGACTAGAAAAACTGGTGATGCAGCTCCTATGGGTAAGGATGAGTTTTTAAAGCTTCTAGTTACCCAATTAGAGCATCAGGATCCATTGAATCCCATGGATGATCGTGAATTTACAGCTCAGTTGGCACAATTTTCAAGCCTTGAGCAGTTGACTAGTATTTCTGAAGGTATCAAGAGCCTAAATGAAGATAAGGCCAGGCAGGAAATGCTTGGCGCGGTGAGTTTTATCGGCAAGGAAGTGCGTGCAAGTGGTGATAGTTTGAGTAAAGAAGGCAATAATGTTTCTACCGTGTACTATCATTTTGATGACGTGGCTTCAAAGGTATACATCAATATTTTTGACTCCTTTGGAAACCTTGTGCGCTCGGAAAATGTAGGCTCAAGGCAGCCGGGTGATTATGAGTTTGTCTGGGACGGTAAAACTTATACTGGCAGTTATGCCCCTGATGGTGTTTATTCTGTGAGCATTGCCGCAGAGGGTGTTAATGGTCAACCAGTATTGGTTGACACTGAAGTCAGTGGTAAGGTGTCTGGTGTACAAAATATGAATGGTCAATCATACCTGCGCTTAGAAGATGGGCGACAGGTTAATTTTGTAGATGTTAAAGAGATTGTTAACCCTAGTAGCGATGATAGCCAGAAATAG
- a CDS encoding flagellar hook protein FlgE yields the protein MGLSAALYSGTSGLRAHGEAMSVIGNNISNVSTIGFKGSRMHFEDALNQEITTAVGVGQVGRGVAIGTVMTDFAQGSLETTTESTDLAIGGNGFFIVSPKDEETQYYTRAGNFRFDKDGYLVDPHGYVVQGWEVLQEDTSSAATVEQAASQTASIKTRGVPTDIRLENFQSPPQPTSRVSMVVNLDSQSEDRSTDKADPFFAMFKKWSANASVPIGDTAYAYQSTIKVYDENGTSHNLTVYFDPVREDITDTGGKQYWEFMVTVPPNEDNRSFWSSVTNTDKKGVLMIGSLTFNTAGEVENMSAFTLNNNNVTLSDPNNLNEWEPALFSQNGYPICTANFLAATGADFTDGANAKNIEINFGIRNKDLSDPDGTGPKYPGWYDPDTTDYTDPSEIGTDQTKLIGFLDPEYGALSTTTYSTGSTTLYQSQDGYTAGFLQNISVDRDGVITGRYSNGQILPLYVLTLADFNNKYALHREGGNLFSQTRESGPPLTGLPGTGGKGTIASNSLEQSNVDLAKEFVKMITTEKGFQANSKTITTTDQMLSVLIQLKR from the coding sequence ATGGGACTTTCAGCAGCATTATATTCAGGAACCAGCGGGCTTAGGGCTCATGGAGAGGCCATGTCTGTTATAGGCAATAATATTTCCAATGTGAGCACAATCGGTTTCAAAGGGTCTAGAATGCATTTCGAAGATGCCCTGAATCAGGAAATTACTACTGCAGTTGGAGTAGGACAGGTCGGTAGAGGGGTTGCTATAGGTACTGTTATGACAGATTTTGCTCAAGGTTCTCTGGAAACTACCACCGAGTCTACTGATTTGGCCATAGGTGGCAATGGATTCTTCATTGTCTCCCCAAAGGATGAGGAAACGCAATATTATACTCGGGCAGGAAATTTTCGTTTTGATAAAGATGGTTACCTGGTAGATCCCCACGGTTATGTGGTCCAGGGCTGGGAAGTGCTTCAGGAAGATACGTCATCTGCAGCTACAGTTGAGCAGGCAGCTAGTCAAACTGCTAGTATAAAGACAAGAGGAGTGCCCACAGATATTCGCCTGGAGAATTTTCAGTCTCCTCCTCAACCTACATCTCGAGTAAGTATGGTTGTCAATCTGGACTCACAAAGTGAAGATAGGTCAACAGATAAAGCGGATCCGTTTTTTGCCATGTTTAAAAAATGGAGTGCTAATGCCAGCGTTCCTATTGGAGACACGGCTTATGCATATCAAAGTACCATTAAGGTTTATGATGAAAATGGCACATCACATAATTTAACAGTTTATTTTGATCCGGTCAGGGAAGATATTACTGATACAGGAGGTAAACAGTACTGGGAATTTATGGTTACTGTTCCTCCGAATGAAGACAACAGGTCCTTTTGGAGTAGCGTGACCAATACTGATAAAAAGGGTGTGTTAATGATAGGTTCTCTAACCTTTAATACCGCCGGAGAAGTAGAGAATATGAGCGCATTCACGTTGAATAATAACAACGTGACTCTTTCTGACCCCAACAATCTAAATGAGTGGGAACCAGCACTGTTTTCACAAAATGGATACCCCATATGCACGGCCAATTTTTTGGCTGCAACTGGTGCTGATTTTACTGACGGGGCTAATGCCAAGAATATTGAGATAAATTTTGGCATTCGCAATAAGGATTTAAGCGATCCAGACGGTACCGGCCCTAAATATCCTGGTTGGTATGACCCTGATACCACCGATTACACTGACCCCAGCGAAATTGGTACAGATCAGACAAAATTAATCGGTTTTTTAGACCCTGAGTATGGTGCTCTCTCGACAACTACCTATAGTACCGGTTCGACAACATTGTATCAATCTCAGGATGGCTATACAGCCGGATTTTTACAAAATATTAGTGTGGACCGTGACGGGGTGATAACTGGAAGATACTCTAATGGACAGATTTTACCACTCTATGTTCTTACTCTTGCTGATTTTAACAATAAATATGCCTTGCATCGTGAAGGGGGCAATTTATTCTCACAGACGAGAGAGTCCGGTCCTCCTTTGACTGGCCTGCCCGGTACAGGAGGAAAAGGCACAATTGCCTCAAATTCTCTGGAACAATCTAATGTTGATCTGGCGAAGGAATTTGTAAAGATGATTACAACTGAGAAAGGATTTCAGGCTAATAGTAAGACTATAACTACAACCGACCAAATGCTTTCCGTGCTTATTCAGCTAAAACGATAA
- a CDS encoding flagellin, producing MSLVVNHNLMAMNASRNLSMAYGRLGTSTRRLSSGLRVSTAADDAAGLAIRELMRSDISALQQGVRNANDAISLIQTADGALQVIDEKLIRMKELAEQAATGTYTSDQRLIIDSEYQAMASEITRIANATDFNGIYLLNGNLSGAGGDQSAWISSYDGSGLDSAGPLHVHFGTGNDSAEDYYYIAIGGATASAFGLGNNADTSRSDYVGGASISTQSLAQQALEGIKQAIVSKDHIRASLGALQNRLEATISNLTIQAENMQAAESRISDVDVATEMTEFVRNQILTQSAVAMLAQANSLPKMAMQLIQG from the coding sequence ATGTCTTTGGTTGTCAATCATAACCTTATGGCCATGAATGCGTCTAGAAATTTGAGCATGGCCTATGGTCGACTGGGCACGTCCACGCGTCGTTTGTCCTCGGGGCTTAGAGTCAGCACTGCTGCTGATGATGCAGCAGGCCTGGCAATTCGCGAACTTATGCGGTCAGATATATCCGCTCTGCAGCAGGGAGTCAGAAACGCCAATGACGCTATTTCGCTGATCCAAACTGCTGACGGCGCACTACAGGTCATTGATGAAAAGCTTATTCGCATGAAAGAACTGGCAGAACAGGCTGCCACCGGAACCTACACTTCAGATCAGCGTTTGATAATTGACTCTGAATATCAGGCCATGGCCTCAGAGATTACTCGTATTGCCAATGCAACGGACTTTAATGGTATCTATCTATTGAATGGTAATTTGTCCGGTGCAGGCGGAGATCAATCAGCCTGGATCAGTTCTTATGATGGTAGTGGCTTGGACAGTGCAGGACCTCTGCATGTTCATTTCGGAACAGGCAATGATTCAGCAGAAGATTATTACTATATTGCGATTGGCGGCGCCACTGCCTCTGCGTTTGGATTGGGCAATAATGCAGACACTTCCAGGTCAGACTATGTTGGCGGAGCTTCTATTTCCACACAGAGTTTGGCTCAGCAGGCCTTGGAGGGCATCAAACAGGCAATTGTGTCAAAAGACCATATTCGGGCCAGTCTAGGTGCTTTGCAAAACCGACTTGAGGCTACGATAAGCAATTTGACTATTCAGGCCGAAAACATGCAGGCAGCAGAGTCTCGCATTTCTGACGTAGATGTGGCCACTGAGATGACAGAATTTGTTCGGAATCAGATTCTGACTCAATCGGCAGTGGCAATGCTTGCCCAGGCCAACTCTCTGCCAAAGATGGCGATGCAACTCATTCAAGGGTAA
- the rnc gene encoding ribonuclease III has translation MKNFLSAHEINNLEKLIFYQFNDKTLLCQALTHSSFANEHGLENNERLEFLGDAVLELCISKALYEQFPTASEGELTKARASMVNEVSLAQVARSLKLGQYILLGKGEEMQGGKDRDSVLSDTLEAIFGAIFLDGGYEQVKTSINKIFSPFWPKKISLKKITKDYKTRLQELTQKIFKQRPVYTLVDSQGPEHAKIYLVQVSLPDGTNLKAKGTSVKKAEQKAAQLGLKFLQERL, from the coding sequence ATGAAAAACTTTCTCTCTGCTCACGAAATTAACAACCTGGAAAAACTCATTTTTTACCAATTCAATGATAAAACTTTACTCTGCCAGGCCTTGACTCACAGCTCTTTTGCCAATGAACATGGCCTGGAAAACAATGAACGACTGGAGTTTTTAGGAGACGCAGTACTTGAATTATGTATCTCCAAAGCCCTCTATGAACAATTTCCCACGGCATCAGAGGGAGAATTGACCAAAGCTAGAGCAAGTATGGTCAATGAAGTATCACTAGCACAAGTAGCCAGGTCTTTAAAGCTTGGCCAATATATTTTATTGGGAAAAGGTGAGGAAATGCAGGGCGGAAAAGACAGGGACTCGGTGCTTAGTGACACATTAGAAGCTATCTTTGGGGCCATATTTCTGGATGGAGGCTATGAACAGGTCAAGACCAGCATAAATAAAATTTTTAGCCCTTTTTGGCCAAAAAAAATATCTCTCAAAAAAATCACAAAAGATTACAAAACCAGACTTCAGGAGTTAACCCAAAAAATTTTCAAGCAACGCCCTGTTTATACCCTGGTTGATAGCCAAGGCCCGGAACATGCAAAAATCTATCTTGTCCAGGTCAGCCTTCCTGATGGGACCAACCTAAAAGCCAAGGGCACCAGTGTGAAAAAAGCAGAACAAAAGGCCGCCCAACTAGGACTTAAATTTCTCCAAGAAAGGCTATGA
- a CDS encoding flagellar hook-length control protein FliK: protein MQFFPHISAPEQSFLSGIPTKELRGPGQGSQFDQVFSSLVSSENNCESLSHCRKQNLRDVEPRKNDAQRGEDKRVFWSDKLSEEDFSSLKDVLKNFGVEKEKIQVLEKKFREKGLSWKDVVLCLGLGSLLTKDIGQLNANLKRGLTSFFQKINFTPEKSQELVAKLEQNKKMEVWKEIAEKLKEMPQGRKISLTQNEIKSLKVAFGVEKDQFFLSGFVNKELSLGELKNLLAIIKKEAMRTAPEINEDVMRSVSEESKAIMVDGQSKEVLMLRSIRQLAHKTEKKGLNNDRGKEGIDNNTLLKAKENGVLHQGRHHEGKSFNVNKEKEKENNDDQRNFLGQRVKVKTGKDAQGHFHKADNVHDEINVFQVKNESDWQTKFGGGREKISRQVMEQVQNGVVQNLGNGRRQIRLQLSPPDLGRLHVVLQVKNNEVKALIKTTNHDVTQIVSENLNQLKTSLEQQGLKVGKLEVQTQLPDGQMSTPWQGSDKHNQAQEHLRKGINLARLRGLSESREENLAHDVQNIGHGENISQSGIDLFA from the coding sequence ATGCAATTTTTTCCTCATATTTCCGCTCCAGAACAATCGTTTTTGTCTGGTATTCCGACAAAAGAGCTTCGAGGTCCAGGGCAAGGTTCTCAATTTGATCAAGTCTTTTCTTCCCTTGTATCCTCTGAAAATAATTGTGAAAGCTTATCCCATTGCAGGAAGCAGAATTTAAGGGATGTTGAGCCAAGAAAGAATGATGCACAAAGGGGAGAGGATAAGAGAGTTTTTTGGTCTGACAAGCTAAGTGAGGAAGATTTTTCCTCTTTAAAAGATGTTTTGAAAAATTTTGGTGTAGAAAAGGAAAAAATTCAGGTCTTGGAGAAAAAGTTTCGGGAAAAGGGGCTGTCTTGGAAAGATGTAGTCCTTTGTCTGGGACTTGGTAGTTTGTTGACTAAGGATATTGGACAGTTAAATGCCAATTTAAAAAGAGGATTAACTTCTTTTTTTCAGAAGATAAATTTCACTCCGGAAAAGAGTCAAGAACTGGTAGCTAAGCTTGAACAAAATAAAAAAATGGAAGTGTGGAAAGAAATTGCTGAAAAGCTCAAAGAAATGCCACAGGGGCGAAAGATATCTTTAACTCAGAATGAGATAAAAAGTCTTAAGGTGGCTTTTGGGGTAGAAAAAGATCAGTTTTTTTTATCTGGTTTTGTAAATAAAGAGTTAAGTTTGGGAGAATTAAAGAATTTATTGGCTATAATAAAAAAAGAGGCAATGCGAACAGCGCCTGAAATCAATGAAGATGTAATGCGGTCAGTCTCTGAGGAAAGCAAAGCGATAATGGTTGATGGGCAAAGTAAGGAAGTTTTGATGTTGAGGTCAATAAGGCAACTCGCCCATAAGACAGAGAAGAAGGGTTTGAATAATGACCGAGGCAAAGAAGGCATAGATAACAATACTTTGCTCAAGGCTAAGGAAAATGGTGTACTACATCAAGGACGGCATCACGAAGGCAAGTCATTTAATGTTAATAAAGAAAAGGAAAAAGAGAATAATGATGACCAGCGAAATTTCTTGGGACAACGTGTTAAAGTAAAAACCGGTAAAGATGCTCAAGGACACTTTCACAAAGCAGATAATGTCCACGATGAAATAAATGTTTTTCAGGTGAAAAACGAGAGTGATTGGCAGACAAAATTTGGGGGTGGCAGGGAAAAGATATCGAGACAGGTAATGGAGCAAGTTCAAAACGGGGTGGTTCAAAATTTAGGTAACGGCCGGCGGCAGATTAGATTGCAATTAAGCCCACCTGATTTGGGACGGTTACATGTTGTTTTACAGGTCAAAAACAACGAGGTTAAGGCGCTTATCAAAACCACAAACCATGATGTCACCCAGATTGTTAGTGAAAATTTGAATCAATTGAAGACCAGTCTGGAACAACAGGGGTTAAAAGTAGGAAAGTTAGAAGTGCAGACTCAGCTCCCTGATGGCCAGATGAGTACGCCCTGGCAGGGCTCTGACAAACATAATCAGGCTCAGGAGCATCTTCGTAAAGGAATAAACCTGGCCAGGCTACGAGGACTTAGTGAGAGCCGGGAAGAAAATTTGGCCCATGATGTGCAGAATATAGGGCATGGAGAAAATATTTCCCAGTCAGGGATAGATTTATTTGCCTAG
- a CDS encoding flagellar protein FlaG: protein MKVQDTLNLNNQDTSNYLPDQKKVDSHGQNIEKNINKEKTDKLPKNEFEKIENLARSIENYLNSLGVKLKFHIHKETNKLQVDVVDPETNKIIRKIPPDELLNLAASIEKMVGIFINRSL, encoded by the coding sequence ATGAAAGTCCAAGATACGCTGAATCTTAATAATCAGGATACGAGCAACTATCTTCCGGACCAGAAGAAAGTTGACTCTCACGGGCAGAATATAGAAAAAAATATAAACAAGGAGAAGACAGATAAACTCCCGAAAAACGAATTTGAAAAAATAGAAAACCTTGCCAGATCCATAGAAAATTATCTCAACTCATTAGGTGTTAAACTTAAATTCCATATCCACAAGGAAACCAATAAATTACAGGTAGATGTGGTGGATCCGGAAACCAATAAAATCATCCGTAAAATTCCACCTGATGAGCTGCTTAACCTGGCCGCGTCAATTGAAAAAATGGTTGGAATATTTATAAACCGCTCACTATAA